The genomic DNA GAGGTCGATCAGCTCGGCGAGACGCCGGTCGATTCGACGCTTGTCGGCCTCCGTGGCCCGCGTATCGAGACGCTCGTCGAGCAGTTTGGCGACGGTGTTGAGCTTGGTGAGGATCGAACGTCGCGACGCCTCGGTCGGGTGAGCCGTGAACACGGGACGCAGTTCGAGCCGTTCCAGCATCCGCTCGACGTCGGCTCTGTCCAACCCGGCAGCGTCGACCTGGTCGACCGTGCTCTCCAACCAGCCGCGCTGCCGTCGGGTGCGAGCCGCCAGCTCGTCCAACCGGTGTGTCTGCTCGGCAACGTTGGCGAGATAGAAATAGGCGGTGAATGCCCTCACCAGCGTGCTCAGGGTCGCCAGATCAAGACCGCCGAGCAGCACATCGAGAGCGTCGTCGCGCCCGGCCGTCTCCGTGTCCCGCAGTCTCCTGGTGATCGCCCGCACGTCCTCGACGAGGTCGAGCAGATCAGGGCCCTCCTGACGCACCAGCGAATCCCCCAGCTGGTTCCCCAGCCGCCGGATATCCGCCCGCAACGCCGCATCTCGCTTGTGAAGGTCCACCACGCGAGCGTACCAACGGCCCGCCACGGCGCCCAGTCCACCGCCTCGGCTTCGCACTCGCGTTCCGCGAGGAGGCCGGCGGTGCCTATTCCTGCCGTCGCTCGCCGGCAACGCTGCTCGAGCGGCCGATCGGTAGATCGATGGCGAACGCCCAACTCGCCTTGGCCCGTTCGAATCGGAGCGAACCTCCCGCCGCGACCGTCAGAGTGTGGGCATAGGTGATGCCGAGTCGGTCGCCCATCTCCGGTGGCATCACCTCGGAATGGGCGAGAAGGCTCCACGCTTGGCCGAGGGGTGTCCTCGAGTCGATATCGGGTCCCGGACCCAGATCACAGACGCGCAGGCAGACGCCGGCGGGGATCGATCGAACCGAGATGGTGACGGGCGGTGTGCCGTATCTTCGGCTGTTCTCGATGAGTTCGTAGAGGGCGATCGTGAGTGGAAGGGGATCACAACGGACCACCAGACTTCGCTCCCCTTCCACCGTCACCAGCGACTCCAGACCGGGTCTGGCACCAAGCAGGTAGCTGTCGATCAGCTCTCCGATCGTGACCGCCACCACGGACCGCTGAGGTCCTCGCTGCAGCCGTAACACCGAGCTGATCCGGTCCAAGAGTTGCTCGATCCGAGCGCCTGCATCCCGAATCGCCACAGCGGCCTCCCGCAGGTCTTCGCCCTCCAACTCCCCCTTGGCGATCAACTCCGAATACCCCACGATCGGCGACAATGGGGTCCTGAACTGGTGATTGGCCGACTCCATGAACCGCCGGTGCTGCTCACCCGCCAACACCTGACTGGTTACGTCCTCGGCGTAGACCATCAGCAGGGCCGGATCGTTCATCTCCCGATGCAACGACGCTCCGATCCGCAGGAACGTCTCCCTGCCGGTGGTCGAAGGCACCACGTAGAGCGATGGCGGCCCCGGCTCGCCTGAGGTCACCATTCCCGCGAGCACCTCTCCCAATCGCTGGCCGGGGACCGCCGACCCGCCAAAGCGAGCGATCGTCGTATGTTCGGTGTCGGCGAGTCCGAAACGCCGGGCCGTCTCGTTGGCGAACAGGCAACGCAGCGAGTCTCCGTCGTACAAGGCGAAACCGATCGGGGCCTCCTCGGCGATCCCGGCCGCAAGCGTCCTCGCCCGAGTCGACTCCCTCTGCCAGTACTCGGACAAGGCCCGCCCCCAGATCAGCAACCCGATGAATGCCAGGAACACACCCAACCGAACCACGCTGGTGACGGTCACATCGTTGGCGCCCGCGATCACACCCAGATACACCACCACGGCGGCAACCGCCATCCAGATGATCCGTCGAAGCGGGCTGGTCACCGCCTCCCAAACAACCACGATCAGCATTGCGAAGAAGAACGGGCTCTCGGTGCCCCCGTCCAGCGCAACGATCACACCCACCAGCACCAGCGAGCCCACACCACGGATCAGATACACGCCGCCTTTACGAACCAACGCGATCCGATCGGCGAGAGTGTCCAACCCCGTTCGCCAGAGCAGCAGAATGCCGGCAACGATCAGCGTACCGACCGGGTGCAGCACATCACCAAACATGGCGAGCACAAGCACATGGACCGTGACAATCGGTCCAACCGGGTCAAAACTCTCAAACCACGTCTGCCATCGTGGAATTCGGCTTTCGATCAAGGGAATACCACCATATGGACTCTTCCTTATTCCATCTGATCCACTGCACCCCCATTACATCTTGGATGAGCGCCCTGCCCACGCCACCCGGCCACCTCGCGGCTCACGCCGGCCACCCCGTCATCACCACAGCCCAATCCGACAGTTCCCGCCGGATTGGGCCGGGTGATCCGAATCGACCC from Actinomycetota bacterium includes the following:
- a CDS encoding HAMP domain-containing histidine kinase, which gives rise to MIESRIPRWQTWFESFDPVGPIVTVHVLVLAMFGDVLHPVGTLIVAGILLLWRTGLDTLADRIALVRKGGVYLIRGVGSLVLVGVIVALDGGTESPFFFAMLIVVVWEAVTSPLRRIIWMAVAAVVVYLGVIAGANDVTVTSVVRLGVFLAFIGLLIWGRALSEYWQRESTRARTLAAGIAEEAPIGFALYDGDSLRCLFANETARRFGLADTEHTTIARFGGSAVPGQRLGEVLAGMVTSGEPGPPSLYVVPSTTGRETFLRIGASLHREMNDPALLMVYAEDVTSQVLAGEQHRRFMESANHQFRTPLSPIVGYSELIAKGELEGEDLREAAVAIRDAGARIEQLLDRISSVLRLQRGPQRSVVAVTIGELIDSYLLGARPGLESLVTVEGERSLVVRCDPLPLTIALYELIENSRRYGTPPVTISVRSIPAGVCLRVCDLGPGPDIDSRTPLGQAWSLLAHSEVMPPEMGDRLGITYAHTLTVAAGGSLRFERAKASWAFAIDLPIGRSSSVAGERRQE